The following proteins come from a genomic window of Micromonospora zamorensis:
- the eccB gene encoding type VII secretion protein EccB, which translates to MPSRQDQLHSYQFSVQRAVAALVMRETDPAQSPFRRLAGAGLASVLVAAIGLGGSALYGLFAGGGKGWRDPGAVIVEKESGARFVYREQKLHPVLNYASALLIVGADRSKTVLVSRRTIDGVPRGLPLGIADAPDSLPAPGRLANGGWTVCSTVPAGAGSEAPRSALLIGTEPDGGRPLGDEALLLRHPDGGLHLVWHQRRYLVRDPSRVLAALATTRAQAVPVAPALLNSLPAGTDLAPLDLPGLGRPATGVPGTTVGTVYLVSNSGGGRQYAVALDAGLAGITELQAGLLLARTGQGEPVPMTLGQFAALPTVPDLAPTGPNAPPPSPPRLAAGGDGALCTRVADDGGVGEVRWGVPLRDLTAAPRTAPTGGAVLADHVLVEPGRGAVVEAAAAPGATGGAVSVVTDLGRRYVLADREVLAMLGYRSVRPLRLPAGLVSLVPAGATLDPAAARAVAAAD; encoded by the coding sequence ATGCCGTCGCGGCAGGACCAGCTGCACTCCTACCAGTTCAGCGTCCAACGGGCGGTCGCCGCCCTGGTCATGCGGGAGACCGACCCCGCGCAGTCGCCGTTTCGGCGGCTGGCCGGCGCGGGTCTGGCCAGCGTCCTGGTCGCGGCGATCGGGCTCGGTGGCTCGGCGCTCTACGGGCTGTTCGCCGGTGGCGGCAAGGGCTGGCGCGACCCGGGCGCGGTGATCGTGGAGAAGGAGTCCGGCGCCCGGTTCGTCTATCGCGAGCAGAAGCTGCACCCGGTGCTCAACTACGCCTCCGCGCTGCTCATCGTCGGTGCGGACCGGTCGAAGACCGTACTGGTCTCCCGCCGCACGATCGACGGCGTGCCGCGCGGGCTGCCGCTGGGCATCGCGGACGCGCCTGATTCGCTGCCCGCCCCCGGCCGGCTGGCCAACGGGGGGTGGACGGTCTGCTCGACCGTCCCCGCCGGCGCGGGCAGCGAGGCACCCCGCTCGGCCCTGCTGATCGGCACCGAGCCCGACGGCGGTCGGCCGCTGGGCGACGAGGCGCTGCTGCTGCGCCACCCCGACGGCGGGTTGCACCTCGTCTGGCACCAACGGCGATACCTCGTGCGTGATCCGAGCCGGGTGCTGGCCGCGCTCGCCACCACCCGGGCGCAGGCGGTGCCGGTGGCGCCCGCCCTGCTCAACTCGCTGCCGGCCGGCACCGACCTCGCCCCGCTCGACCTGCCCGGGCTGGGCCGTCCCGCCACCGGCGTGCCGGGCACCACCGTCGGCACGGTCTACCTGGTGAGCAACTCCGGCGGCGGCCGGCAGTACGCGGTGGCGCTCGACGCCGGGTTGGCCGGCATCACCGAGTTGCAGGCGGGGTTGTTGCTGGCCCGCACCGGGCAGGGCGAGCCGGTGCCGATGACGCTGGGTCAGTTCGCCGCGCTGCCCACGGTGCCCGACCTCGCTCCGACCGGCCCGAACGCCCCGCCACCGAGCCCGCCCCGGCTCGCCGCGGGCGGCGACGGGGCCCTCTGCACCCGGGTCGCCGACGACGGCGGGGTTGGTGAGGTGCGGTGGGGCGTACCGCTGCGGGACCTGACGGCCGCTCCCCGCACCGCGCCGACCGGCGGCGCGGTGCTGGCCGACCATGTGCTGGTGGAGCCGGGTCGTGGCGCGGTGGTCGAGGCCGCCGCGGCGCCCGGTGCGACCGGCGGTGCGGTTTCCGTGGTCACCGACCTGGGCCGGCGGTACGTGTTGGCCGACCGGGAGGTGCTCGCGATGCTCGGTTACCGCAGTGTCCGACCGTTGCGGTTGCCGGCCGGCCTGGTCAGCCTGGTGCCCGCCGGCGCGACCCTGGACCCGGCCGCCGCGCGTGCCGTCGCCGCCGCCGACTGA
- a CDS encoding class I SAM-dependent methyltransferase, with protein sequence MANPTRWATDTGPEHSQWYIDRFRKLAAEGADLAGEARLVDTLVAPGSRILDAGSGTGRVGAALAERGHTVVGVDADPALVAAASADYPGPTWLVADLAELDLPALGEAEPFDAAVLAGNVLAFVAVGTEPEVLRRVAAHLRPDGVLTVGFGTERGYPLTAFDADAVAAGLRVEHRFATWDLRPWRDDAPFAVSVLRRPAD encoded by the coding sequence ATGGCCAACCCGACCCGCTGGGCGACCGACACCGGTCCCGAGCACTCGCAGTGGTATATCGACCGGTTCCGCAAGCTCGCGGCCGAGGGCGCGGACCTGGCCGGAGAGGCCCGCCTGGTGGACACTCTGGTCGCGCCCGGCTCACGGATCCTCGACGCCGGCAGCGGCACCGGCCGGGTCGGCGCCGCGCTGGCCGAGCGTGGGCACACAGTGGTGGGGGTGGACGCAGACCCCGCGCTGGTGGCGGCGGCCAGCGCCGACTATCCCGGCCCGACGTGGCTGGTCGCCGACCTGGCCGAGCTGGACCTACCGGCGCTGGGTGAGGCGGAGCCGTTCGACGCGGCGGTGCTGGCCGGCAACGTCCTCGCCTTCGTCGCCGTCGGCACCGAACCGGAGGTGCTGCGCCGGGTCGCCGCGCACCTGCGCCCCGACGGTGTGCTGACAGTGGGCTTCGGCACCGAACGCGGTTATCCACTGACCGCGTTCGACGCCGACGCCGTGGCCGCCGGGCTGCGCGTGGAGCACCGCTTCGCCACCTGGGACCTGCGCCCGTGGCGCGACGACGCGCCGTTCGCGGTCAGCGTCCTGCGCCGTCCGGCCGACTGA
- a CDS encoding carbohydrate ABC transporter permease: MDRDVVETVSLRWLRRLVIAAFLVVTVFPFYYMLVLSVRPIERLLLDPGALVVGFGELTVATYAEVLKATDDGGQGFLTFIRNSSLVAVAATVLTLLVAIPGAYAVARLRFFGRRQVDFLFLAVYLFPSIVIAIPLFVVFSLAGLRGSLFGLVLVYISQTLPVSVYMLKNYFETIPVSLEESAAIDGAGRLGIIRRVSLPLAMPSVMAVALYDFMIAWNEFLFALLFLVDKPDRWTVSLGLSLLADGVEVPKTVLMAGSVVLTLPIVILFFASERLLTEGLTSGAEKG, encoded by the coding sequence ATGGACCGGGACGTGGTCGAGACGGTGAGCCTGCGCTGGCTGCGCCGACTGGTGATCGCCGCGTTCCTGGTGGTCACCGTCTTCCCCTTCTACTACATGCTGGTGCTCTCGGTGCGGCCGATCGAGCGGCTGCTGCTCGACCCGGGCGCGCTGGTGGTCGGCTTCGGTGAGCTGACCGTCGCCACGTACGCCGAGGTGCTCAAGGCCACCGACGACGGCGGCCAGGGCTTCCTCACCTTCATCCGCAACAGCAGCCTCGTCGCCGTCGCGGCGACCGTGCTCACGCTGCTCGTCGCGATTCCCGGCGCGTACGCGGTGGCCCGGCTGCGTTTCTTCGGCCGGCGGCAGGTCGACTTCCTGTTCCTGGCGGTCTACCTGTTCCCGTCGATCGTCATCGCGATCCCGCTGTTCGTGGTGTTCAGCCTCGCCGGGCTGCGCGGCTCGCTGTTCGGCCTGGTGCTCGTCTACATCTCGCAGACACTGCCGGTCTCGGTCTACATGCTGAAGAACTACTTCGAGACCATCCCGGTCAGCCTGGAGGAGTCCGCCGCCATCGACGGCGCCGGCCGGCTGGGCATCATCCGGCGGGTCAGCCTGCCGCTGGCCATGCCGTCGGTCATGGCGGTCGCGCTCTACGACTTCATGATCGCCTGGAACGAGTTCCTCTTCGCCCTGCTGTTCCTGGTCGACAAGCCCGACCGGTGGACGGTGTCGCTGGGGTTGTCCCTGCTCGCCGACGGTGTGGAGGTCCCCAAGACGGTGCTGATGGCCGGGTCGGTCGTGCTCACCCTGCCGATCGTGATCCTCTTCTTCGCCAGCGAACGCCTGCTCACCGAGGGGCTGACCAGCGGCGCGGAGAAGGGATGA